The genome window GCTGCGGCAGGAGTTACCTGTGCAAAGGATGAGCACGTTAGGTTTATTCAGGTGTTTCATTTCAGAATTGGGAAAGAGACTCATCGATTTCCGCTTCATTTGCGGGTTGCAGCACGAACCTGGGACAAGGATCGCCAGTCTGCGCAATGCGCTCCACAATGGCTTTGCGCTTGCAGAGATCCTGCTGCAGTTCGCAAGCAACAGGGGAATCACTGCGCAGGTGCTCCAGGTTGACCCGAATCAGGGATTCTGCGATGGGAGCAACGCGATACACCCGCCACTGGGCCTGTTGCCGGGACTGAACAACCTGCAGTCGTTTCATGTAGCCCAGTTGTTTCGAGGCCTGGACCTGCGGGCATTTGAGAATATCCATGACATGACAGACACAGAGCGGACCGTCTGCCAGCACGTTGAGCATGCGCAGACGCTGCCGGTCTGAGAAACATTTGTAGATGGCTTCGGTCAGCATGCACTCGTTCATACTGTTTTATGTATATACTGCAATTTAATTATTCATTGTGACGAAACTGTCACCGTGCTCACCAAACCCTCTCATCCAGTTGACCGCATCGTACTCCGCCCTATGCTTGCGAAGCTCAACATCCCTGCATCCCATCATCCACATGAGTTCGCCACCCATTCGACTCACATCCATACTCCTGCATTTTCTACAACTTGGCTGCACGGCTTTTGGCGGCCCGGTGGCCCATCTCGGCTATTTTCAGGAGACTTTCGTGCAGAAGCTGCGCTGGATTCGACAGGATGCTTACGCAGATTTGGTCGCACTCTGCCAGTTTCTTCCGGGTCCTGCCAGCAGTCAGGTTGCCTTTTCCATCGGCTACCAGCAACGCGGAGTGATCGGCGCATTCCTGGCCTGGCTTGGCTTCACCCTACCCTCTGCCATACTCATGATCGGCTTTGCGCTCGGCCTGACGGCTCTGGGCGACCTTCAGGCTGCGGGTTGGATCGTTGGACTCAAACTGGCGGCGGTCGCTGTGGTCGCCAATGCCATCGGGTCCATGGCCGAAACACTCTGTCCGGACCGTGACCGCGCATTGCTTGCTCTTTGTTCGGCCGCATTGCTGCTAATCTTTCAACAACCCCACTGGCAGATCCTGGTGCTGCTCATCGGGGCCGGCATCGGTTGGCGCTGCTTCGGTCACAAGATCGCTGCAAACGAAGCTCAACCCCATGTTTCTCAACCCACACGCAGTTTTGCATGGCTCTACCTTTCTGCATTTGGGGTTCTGCTGATCGCGTGGCCGTTGGCGGGCCATCGGTTCGGTGGGTGGCTCGAGGCGAGCGAAGGCTTCTATCGCGCAGGGTCGCTCGTCTTTGGAGGCGGTCATGTACTGCTGCCCCTGCTGGACGGACTCACAGTAGCAAAGGGATGGGTGGACTCCCACACTTTTCTTGCAGGCTATGGTGCCGCACAGGCCCTTCCGGGTCCACTCTTTGCCTTCGCCGGATTTCTCGGAGCGACCCTTCAAGCAGGTCCGGGAGGATTGT of Puniceicoccaceae bacterium contains these proteins:
- the chrA gene encoding chromate efflux transporter, encoding MSSPPIRLTSILLHFLQLGCTAFGGPVAHLGYFQETFVQKLRWIRQDAYADLVALCQFLPGPASSQVAFSIGYQQRGVIGAFLAWLGFTLPSAILMIGFALGLTALGDLQAAGWIVGLKLAAVAVVANAIGSMAETLCPDRDRALLALCSAALLLIFQQPHWQILVLLIGAGIGWRCFGHKIAANEAQPHVSQPTRSFAWLYLSAFGVLLIAWPLAGHRFGGWLEASEGFYRAGSLVFGGGHVLLPLLDGLTVAKGWVDSHTFLAGYGAAQALPGPLFAFAGFLGATLQAGPGGLSGGLLALLAINLPSWLLVLGVLPYWERLRGVSTARAALMGTNAAVVGLLLAAFYDPIWTSAITDSHRFAFALLAFALLRFASLPPWLIVIGSALGGALLWGS
- a CDS encoding metalloregulator ArsR/SmtB family transcription factor, with translation MNECMLTEAIYKCFSDRQRLRMLNVLADGPLCVCHVMDILKCPQVQASKQLGYMKRLQVVQSRQQAQWRVYRVAPIAESLIRVNLEHLRSDSPVACELQQDLCKRKAIVERIAQTGDPCPRFVLQPANEAEIDESLSQF